The sequence TGAAGCTAGAAAACCCAAAGACCCTGCGGTGCTTGCAGAGATTGATGGAGTGGTGAGCTTTGGCAAACCCATCCGAGGCAAAGAGCGAATTATTATTACGGCTGATGATGGTCGTACGACTGAGTATGCCGTAGATAAGAGCAAGCATATCTTGGTGCACCACGGAGAGTTTGTTCACGCGGGTGAGTCTATCACGGATGGAATCGTCTCTAGCCACGATATCTTGAGAATCTCAGGCGAAAAAGAGCTTCACAAATATATTGTTAGCGAAGTTCAGCAAGTCTATCGCCGACAGGGGGTCAATATCGCTGACAAGCATATTGAGATCATCGTTTCTCAGATGTTGCGACAAGTGCGAATCGTTGACAGTGGTAACACCAAGTTCATCGAGGGCGATCTCGTGAGCAAGCGACACTTCAAAGAGGAGAATGAGCGAACGATTCGCCTAGGAGGCGAGCCAGCGATTGCTGAGCCTGTCCTTTTAGGAATCACTCGAGCGGCAATTGGAAGCGATAGTATCATCTCTGCGGCCTCTTTCCAAGAGACCACCAAGGTCTTGACTGAGGCGAGTATCGCGGCAAAGATCGACTTCCTTGAAGACCTTAAAGAGAACGTTGTTTTAGGTCGAATGATCCCCGTAGGAACAGGAATCTACAAAAATAAAAAGATTCGCATCAAAGAGAAAACTGAAGGGGCTTAAGAAACCCTTCAGTTAAGACAAATGCAAGTTTTTTTTAAGTAGAATCCGCTTCATTTTGTCGATAAATAATTTTATGAAATTTCGAGAAGGAAACTAAAGTGCCAACCATTAACCAGCTCATTAGAAAAGAGAGAAAGAAAGCGATTAAAAAATCCAAATCTCCCGCTTTGGTTAACTGCCCCCAAAGACGAGGAGTTTGTACTCGTGTCTATACCACCACCCCTAAAAAGCCTAACTCGGCTCTTCGAAAAGTAGCCAAAGTTCGACTCACTAGTGGTTTTGAAGTCATTAGTTATATCCCTGGTGAAGGCCACAACCTCCAAGAGCACTCCATTGTTCTTATTCGAGGCGGAAGGGTCAAAGACTTACCTGGTGTGAAGTATCACATTATCCGAGGGGCTCTTGATACTGCAGGGGTTCAAAAACGAAATGTATCTAGAAGTAAGTATGGTGCCAAAAAGGGTAAAGCAGGCGCGGCTCCCACTACAGGCAAGAAAAAGTAGATCTGAAAAATAAATTCATTTGACGAAGGAATAGTTCTATGAGAAGAAGAAAAGCCCCCGTTAGAGAGGTTCTAGGCGACCCCATCTACGGAAACAAAGTAGTCACTAAATTTGTGAACAAAATGATGTATGATGGCAAGAAGAGCGTGGCTGAAAAGATCATCTATGCTACTTTTGACCGAATCGAAGAGAAGACCAAGGAGAAGGGAATCGAAGTATTCGAAAAAGCCCTTGAGCGTGTTCGACCTATGGTGGAAGTCCGAAGCCGACGAGTGGGCGGAGCAACCTATCAGGTGCCCGTAGAAGTTCGCGCGACACGACAGCAATCTCTCTCTATTCGATGGTTGCTTGAGGCGGCTAGAAAGCGAAACGAGCGAACCATGGTGGATCGATTGGCGAATGAGCTTATCGATGCAGCCAATGATCGAGGTTCAGCTTTCAAGAAGAAAGAGGATGTCCACAAGATGGCTGAAGCCAACAAAGCGTTCGCACACTATCGATGGTAAGAGCATGACAGGGAGAAGCTTAGACGACTATCACGGCGCTTCTCTCTGTCGCCATTCCACGCCCTTTACCCCATTTCTCCACCACTTTTTTGAGACAATTCACTTAAATTCTACTAGAGGATAACTGCATGGCTAGAAAAATACCCCTAAATCGTATACGAAACATTGGTATCGCCGCTCACATTGACGCGGGAAAAACCACCACTACCGAGAGAATTCTCTTCTACACGGGCGTCAGTCACAAGGTCGGAGAGGTTCATGATGGTGCTGCGACCATGGATTGGATGGAGCAAGAGAAGGAGCGAGGAATCACGATCACTTCAGCGGCGACCACCTGCTTCTGGAAAGATTATCAAGTGAACATCATCGACACCCCTGGACACGTTGACTTTACAATTGAAGTTGAGCGATCCATGAGGGTCCTTGATGGAGCTGTAGCGGTTTTCTGCTCCGTGGGCGGTGTTCAGCCCCAGAGTGAGACTGTATGGCGACAAGCTAACAAATATGGCGTTCCTCGAATGGTTTTTGTTAACAAGATGGACCGAATCGGTGCCAACTTTTACAACGTAGAGAGCCAAATTAGTGATCGACTTAAAGCACGACCCGTCCCTGTAGTGATTCCTGTTGGAGCAGAGGATACTTTTAAGGGTGTGATTGACCTTCTGCAGATGAAAGCCCTTATCTGGAATGACGAAACCATGGGCGCAAAGTATGACATCGAAGAGATTCCTGCGGATTTGGTTGAAAAGGCAAACGAGTATCGAGAAAAGATGATCGAAGCGGCTGCAGAGCAAGATGAGGCTTTGATGGAAAAATATCTCAATGGCGAGGAGCTCACCACAGAAGAGATCAAAAGAGGCCTCAAGATCGGTTGCCACGCGATGGCCATCATTCCTATGCTTTGCGGATCTTCTTTCAAAAACAAGGGGGTGCAAACTCTACTTGATGCAGTCATTGATTATCTTCCTGCGCCCACTGAAGTGGCTGATATTCATGGCGTGGATGCCAAGGATGAGACCAAAGAGATCAGCGTTCAATCTTCTGATGAGGGTGAATTCGCTGGTTTGGCCTTTAAAATCATGACCGATCCTTTCGTGGGCCAGCTCACTTTCGTTCGTGTTTATCGCGGAAGCCTTGAGAGCGGTAGTTATGTCTATAACTCCACCAAGGGGAAAAAAGAGCGCGTAGGCCGATTGCTCAAAATGCACGCCAACAAGCGAGAGGATATCAAAGAGATCTACGCGGGCGAGATTTGTGCCTTTGTTGGACTCAAAGAGACACTCACGGGCGATACCCTCTGCTCTGAAAAAGAGCCCGTGATCTTGGAGCGAATGGAGTTCCCTGAGCCTGTTATCTCTATTGCCGTTGAGCCTAAAACCAAGGCCGACCAAGAGAAGATGGGTATTGCACTCAATAAGCTAGCCGAAGAGGATCCAAGCTTCCGCGTCAATTCAGATGAAGAGACAGGCCAGACCATCATTTCAGGAATGGGCGAGCTTCACCTTGAAATCATCGTTGATCGTATGAAGCGAGAGTTTAAAGTGGAAGCGGAAGTGGGACAACCTCAAGTTGCCTTCCGAGAAACGGTTCGTAAAGCGGTCAACAAAGAGTGCAAATACGCCAAGCAGTCTGGAGGCCGCGGTCAGTATGGTCACGTCTTTATCAAGCTTGAGCCTCAAGAGGCGGGCAAGGGCTATGAGTTTGTCAATGATATTAGTGGGGGCGTGATTCCCAAGGAGTATATTCCTGCTGTTGACAAGGGTATCAAAGAGGCGATGCAGTCAGGGGTTTTGGCTGGCTATCCCGTCGTGGATTTCAAGGTCACTCTTTATGATGGTAGCTACCACGATGTTGACTCTTCTGAGATGGCGTTTAAAATTGCGGGCTCAATGGCGTTCAAAGATGCCGCCAGAGAGGCAAGTCCTGTTCTTCTTGAGCCCATCATGAAGGTCGAAGTGGAAGTGCCTGAGGATTACATGGGGGATGTCATTGGTGACCTTAACCGAAGACGAGGCCAAATCAACTCCATGGGCGATCGCTCAGGAATCAAAGTGATCAATGCATTTGTTCCTTTGGCTGAGATGTTTGGCTACTCTACCGACCTCCGATCCGCGACCCAAGGGCGTGGAACTTATACCATGGAGTTCAGCCACTATGGCGAAGTCCCTGGAAATATCTCCAAAGAGATCATCGAAAAGAGAAAGGGTTAATTCCCCTTCTCCTTTCCCCTCTCTTCCTCTCTGCTCTTTATCTCCTCCTTAATCCTCTTTGTTATAAGATTGCCTGTTTTTGATTCCTCTTTAGGAGCTTTGGATGCGCTACGACCTTCACAATCACACTTGGCGTTGTAATCACGCGGTGGGCTCTATGGATGAGTATGTTCAAAAGGCGATTGAGCAGGGGCTGGAGGGATTTGGATTCGCTTGCCATGCACCCATGGCGTTTGATGAGGAGAATCGCATGGCTTTAGCCGAGCTAGAGAGCTACAAACGCGATGTGTTGGAACTCAAGGAGCGCTATGTGGGGCTTTGTGATATCAAACTAGGGCTTGAAGTGGACTATCTCCCCGGTTTTATGGAGGAGGAGGTGCTCCAATTTGAGGGGGATTATCTCATTGGTTCCATTCATTTTTTGGGCGATTGGGGCTTTGACAATCCCGCCTTTTTGGCGGAGTACGCCAAGCGCGATATTAACGAGAGTTGGAGGCGCTATCTAGAGGGGATTGTGGCGATGGCTCAAAGCGGACACTTTGACATTGTGGGGCACTTTGACCTCATGAAGGTTTTTGGTTTTCGTCCCACCGAGGATTTACGTTCTGAGATCGAGCAGGCCTTGCGGGCGATCAAGCGCGCGGGAATGGTGATTGAGCTGAATGCTTCAGGGCTAAGAAAAAAGGTCGCTGAACCCTACCCAGGCGAATCGATTCTCCAAATGGCGGGAGCTTTAGAGATTCCTATTACTTTTAGTAGCGATTCTCATGCCCCTGAGCATGTAGGCTTTGAACGAGTTAGGCTTGAAAATCTCGCAAAACAGGCGGGTTACACTCACTATACTATCTTCACTCATCGAGAGAAAGAGAGCTTAAAGATTCCATAATCGATTTACTAATCGTAACAACCCTTCCCCGTGGAAGAGAAATTCTTCCGCTATTACCGAGCTTTCAACGACTCTACTTTATACTTAACCCCTAAATTAGTTCCGCCATTTTAGAAATAAATAATTTTTTATAGCCTTTTTAGGTTGCTTGGGGATAATTCTGCTAATTTCCCTATTTAAAGAAGTGTTCAAGGAGCCCAAAGCATGACCCACATGGATTTTGACCACCCCTATTTTGGGGTCTTTTTTATCTTCCTCTTCACCTTCGTAGCCTTTTTCGCGACCACCTACCTCGCGCGATTGGTGGGTGGAGTCCTCGCGCGTAAAGAGACGCAAAAGCTCAAGCTCGCCCCCTATGAGTGCGGTCCCCTGCCAAACAAACAGCCCAACCGAATCTCGGCGCAGTTCTACTTGATGGCGCTTCTTTTCATCCTGTTTGATGTAGAGATTCTCTTTATGTTCCCTTGGGCGGTTGATTTCAAGGTGTTGGGAATCTTCGGTATGGTGGAGATGGTACTCTTTATACTACTCCTCTCCATAGGTTTTGTCTATGCATGGAAAAAAGGAGCGCTTGAGTGGCACAGCATGAAGTGAATTATCTAAAAAGTGGGGGATTGCCCGTGGTTTTGACCACGGTCGATCACTTGGTGAATTGGGGGCGGAGCAACTCTTTATGGGCACTCACCTATGGCTTGGCCTGTTGTGCGATTGAGATGATGGCCAGTGGAGCGGGGCGATATGATTTTGACCGCTTTGGGACGATTTTCCGCGCAAGTCCTAGGCAGGCGGATGTGATGATTGTCGCGGGCACTCTCACCAAAAAGCACGCGGAGTTTATTCGGCGCCTCTATGATCAGATGAGCGAGCCTAAATGGGTCATCTCAATGGGAAGTTGCGCCAATACAGGCGGAATGTTCAACACCTATGCCACCGTGCAAGGGTGCGATCGAATCATCCCTGTGGATGTCTATCTTCCCGGCTGCGCCCCTAGACCTGAGACGCTTCAATACGCCGTGATGGTGCTTCAGCAAAAGATTAGACGAGAGAAGGCCTCTCGAAAACTCCCTCCTAAAAGGCTCGTGTGATGAGACAGTATAAGCCGCAGGCCAATGCGCAAAAAAAGGTCTATTACAGCGATCGATTCCATGAGAAGCCCTCTCTCCCCAAAGAATCACTAGAGGCTTTTCCTGAGTTTGCCAAGGAGTTGGAGCTTCTAAGCCAAGAGGTGAAAGTGCTAGAGAGCTATGTAGAGCGAGGGGATTGGGTCGCTTATGTTGAGCCCAAGGAGAACAAAAAAGCCCTAGCCGCTCTAAAGAGGATGGGTTATGAGATTCTCTCAGAGATGAGCGCGATTGACTATCTAGAGACGCGACATGGCTTTGAGGTTTTCTATCAGCTCCTCTCTATGGAAAAACACCACCGTATGCGCTTGAAGCTCTTTTTGCCCGAAGGGATGGAGTTAGAATCAGCAAATGACCTCTTCCGATCGGCGGATTGGAGTGAGCGAGAGATGTATGATATGTTTGGAATCAGGCTCCTTCACCACCCCTATCTCAAGCGAATCTTGATGCCCGATGATTGGAGCGGCTATCCCTTGCGCAAGAGCTATCCTTTGCACGGAGATGAAGCGGCGCAGTGGTATGAGGTGGATAAGATTTTTGGCAAAGAGTATCGAGAGGTGGTCGGCCCAGAGAATCGAGATGCTGCGAGAATCGATCGCTACGACACCACCCGATTCGCTCGAATGGGTCATGAGGTGCCCTATGGTGAAGATATTAGCCTAGGCGAAAAGGAGACCCCGATTCGCTATCAGGAGGAGGGTGGTGTCGTGATTGTTGAGAAGCTCACGCCTGAAAACTCCAAACAGCTCCAAGAGAGGAAGTGATAGACCATGCAGATTCCCAATCGACTTCAACCCTTTTATGAGAATCTCGTCTTTGAACGACACGACAATCAGATGGTTATCAACTTCGGTCCTCAGCACCCCTCTGCTCACGGGCAGCTCAGGCTCATCCTAGAGCTAGAGGGAGAGAAGGTGACGCGCGCCGTGCCTGATGTGGGCTATCTCCATCGCGGGATGGAGAAGATGGGCGAGAACATGATTTATAATGAGTTCATCCCCACCACGGATCGCATGGATTATATCGCCGCTAGCTCCAACAACCACGCCTTTGCGCTCACCGTGGAGAAGCTTCTAGGGATCGAAGTTCCTCGCCGCGCCAAAGTGATTCGCATGATGATCGTGGAGCTCAACCGCATCATCTCTCACCTCTTTTGGCTGGCCACTCACGCACTAGATGTGGGGGCGATGAGTATCTTCCTCTATTGCTTTAGGGAGCGCGAATTTGCAATGGATTTGATGGAGGATTATTGTGGGGCGAGACTCACCCACTCCAGCATCCGAATCGGAGGCGTGCCTTTGGATTTGCCTGCGGGATGGCTGGAGAAGCTTAAGAGTTTCTTGGAAAAAATGCCCGAAAATATCGCCCTTTATGAGGGGCTTTTGAGCGAGAATCGTATCTGGAAGATGCGACTAGAGAATGTGGGAATCATCACCCCTGAGATGGCTAAAAGCTGGGGTTGTAGCGGTGTAGCGCTCCGTGGAAGCGGAATCCAGT comes from Wolinella succinogenes DSM 1740 and encodes:
- the rpsL gene encoding 30S ribosomal protein S12, with translation MPTINQLIRKERKKAIKKSKSPALVNCPQRRGVCTRVYTTTPKKPNSALRKVAKVRLTSGFEVISYIPGEGHNLQEHSIVLIRGGRVKDLPGVKYHIIRGALDTAGVQKRNVSRSKYGAKKGKAGAAPTTGKKK
- the rpsG gene encoding 30S ribosomal protein S7; its protein translation is MRRRKAPVREVLGDPIYGNKVVTKFVNKMMYDGKKSVAEKIIYATFDRIEEKTKEKGIEVFEKALERVRPMVEVRSRRVGGATYQVPVEVRATRQQSLSIRWLLEAARKRNERTMVDRLANELIDAANDRGSAFKKKEDVHKMAEANKAFAHYRW
- the fusA gene encoding elongation factor G → MARKIPLNRIRNIGIAAHIDAGKTTTTERILFYTGVSHKVGEVHDGAATMDWMEQEKERGITITSAATTCFWKDYQVNIIDTPGHVDFTIEVERSMRVLDGAVAVFCSVGGVQPQSETVWRQANKYGVPRMVFVNKMDRIGANFYNVESQISDRLKARPVPVVIPVGAEDTFKGVIDLLQMKALIWNDETMGAKYDIEEIPADLVEKANEYREKMIEAAAEQDEALMEKYLNGEELTTEEIKRGLKIGCHAMAIIPMLCGSSFKNKGVQTLLDAVIDYLPAPTEVADIHGVDAKDETKEISVQSSDEGEFAGLAFKIMTDPFVGQLTFVRVYRGSLESGSYVYNSTKGKKERVGRLLKMHANKREDIKEIYAGEICAFVGLKETLTGDTLCSEKEPVILERMEFPEPVISIAVEPKTKADQEKMGIALNKLAEEDPSFRVNSDEETGQTIISGMGELHLEIIVDRMKREFKVEAEVGQPQVAFRETVRKAVNKECKYAKQSGGRGQYGHVFIKLEPQEAGKGYEFVNDISGGVIPKEYIPAVDKGIKEAMQSGVLAGYPVVDFKVTLYDGSYHDVDSSEMAFKIAGSMAFKDAAREASPVLLEPIMKVEVEVPEDYMGDVIGDLNRRRGQINSMGDRSGIKVINAFVPLAEMFGYSTDLRSATQGRGTYTMEFSHYGEVPGNISKEIIEKRKG
- a CDS encoding histidinol-phosphatase, yielding MRYDLHNHTWRCNHAVGSMDEYVQKAIEQGLEGFGFACHAPMAFDEENRMALAELESYKRDVLELKERYVGLCDIKLGLEVDYLPGFMEEEVLQFEGDYLIGSIHFLGDWGFDNPAFLAEYAKRDINESWRRYLEGIVAMAQSGHFDIVGHFDLMKVFGFRPTEDLRSEIEQALRAIKRAGMVIELNASGLRKKVAEPYPGESILQMAGALEIPITFSSDSHAPEHVGFERVRLENLAKQAGYTHYTIFTHREKESLKIP
- a CDS encoding NAD(P)H-quinone oxidoreductase subunit 3 yields the protein MTHMDFDHPYFGVFFIFLFTFVAFFATTYLARLVGGVLARKETQKLKLAPYECGPLPNKQPNRISAQFYLMALLFILFDVEILFMFPWAVDFKVLGIFGMVEMVLFILLLSIGFVYAWKKGALEWHSMK
- a CDS encoding NuoB/complex I 20 kDa subunit family protein yields the protein MAQHEVNYLKSGGLPVVLTTVDHLVNWGRSNSLWALTYGLACCAIEMMASGAGRYDFDRFGTIFRASPRQADVMIVAGTLTKKHAEFIRRLYDQMSEPKWVISMGSCANTGGMFNTYATVQGCDRIIPVDVYLPGCAPRPETLQYAVMVLQQKIRREKASRKLPPKRLV
- a CDS encoding NADH-quinone oxidoreductase subunit C; amino-acid sequence: MRQYKPQANAQKKVYYSDRFHEKPSLPKESLEAFPEFAKELELLSQEVKVLESYVERGDWVAYVEPKENKKALAALKRMGYEILSEMSAIDYLETRHGFEVFYQLLSMEKHHRMRLKLFLPEGMELESANDLFRSADWSEREMYDMFGIRLLHHPYLKRILMPDDWSGYPLRKSYPLHGDEAAQWYEVDKIFGKEYREVVGPENRDAARIDRYDTTRFARMGHEVPYGEDISLGEKETPIRYQEEGGVVIVEKLTPENSKQLQERK
- the nuoD gene encoding NADH dehydrogenase (quinone) subunit D encodes the protein MQIPNRLQPFYENLVFERHDNQMVINFGPQHPSAHGQLRLILELEGEKVTRAVPDVGYLHRGMEKMGENMIYNEFIPTTDRMDYIAASSNNHAFALTVEKLLGIEVPRRAKVIRMMIVELNRIISHLFWLATHALDVGAMSIFLYCFREREFAMDLMEDYCGARLTHSSIRIGGVPLDLPAGWLEKLKSFLEKMPENIALYEGLLSENRIWKMRLENVGIITPEMAKSWGCSGVALRGSGIQWDLRKEQPYELYDEVEFDIPVSDSGDSYGRYKLYMEEMRQTVKILHQLIEMYPSTSSEIMAHAPQYISAPKEQIMTQNYSLMQHFVLVTQGMRPPVGEVYCATESPKGELGFFIRSEGEPYPYRLKIRAPSFYHTGILQDLLPGGYIADVVTIIGNLNIVFGEIDR